The Acidobacteriota bacterium sequence CGATACATTCCCGGACATCACGGATGCGGCATTCAACCAAATCCGACAATATGGCCGCTCCAGCGCGGCGGTGACCATCCGCCTGCTAGAAACGATCGCCGTGGTCGCGGGATTCACACATCGGCCGGAAGACCGCGCGGCGCTCTTACGGCACGCTGAAATGATCGCCCGGGGGGCTCGCGAGGGACTACCCGAAGCCGAGGACCGCCGGGCGGTGGAAGAGTGCTGCCAGAAGGTAAGCCACTTGTGCAGCGAATCCGCAGGTTCTGGCCGCTGAGACGCACGTACGCGCTGGCCGCAAACTTTGCGGGGGCATGGGTCGGATGTTGGTCTGAGCACCTTGACGGTCAGCGAAGAGGCCGCCGAACAACAGCATGCAGCGGACGGCGCTGCGCGCCGCCTCTGATGCTGAGCGTTAGGCCAACTTGATATACTCGAAGCCGTTGCGCGAATCGACCGGTTTACGATAGATTGAAGAGGTACCCAGTAGGGAGGCCTTGCGTATTCCGAGCGATTCCGGCCGGTCATTCCGACGGAAGCCGGCCACCCGTTCCGAGCGAAGGCGGCCACTTTTCGGTCGGAATCGGAATGGATGGCCGGAATCGCTCGGAATACGCACCCTCCCTGTCAAGCCATATAAAAACCTTACCCAACGCCCTCTTGACACCCCGCGCCGGTGTGGGTAAATATAGCCTTAATGCCATTCCCAGCCTAAAGGTGTTGGAAAAAACAACTTATAATGATAGACAGCCCCAATGAGAACGCAGCCCTCATGAGCGAGAACGGAGAGCAAACTCAGTGAACCATAGCGAGATCGGCAGCTTCCTCTGGGGCGTCGCGGACCTCATCCGCGACACCTTCAAGCGCGGCAAGTACCAGGATGTGATCCTGCCGCTCACGGTGCTGCGTCGCCTGGACTGTGTGCTTGCGGACACGAAGGAAACCGTCCTCCAGCGCCAGGCGCAGCTCAGGGGCCGGGGGCTCGGGGACCTGAACGCCCAGCTCCGTCAAGTGTCGGGCTTCGCCTTCTACAACACCTCCCGCTACGACTTTAAGAAGCTTTTGGCCGACGCGCCGCACCTGGCCGCCAACCTGCGCAACTACATCGCAGGCTTCAGCCCCAACATGCGCGAGGTGCTGGAGAAGTTCGATTTTGACAACACGATCAGCAAGCTCGACGAGGCCGGGCTCCTCTTCCAGGTGCTGGAGCGGTTCAAGAACGTCGATCTCCACCCGGACAAGATCGACAACCCGACCATGGGCACGATCTTCGAGGAGTTGATCCGGAAATTCAATGAAGCCTTGAACGAGAATCCGGGAGAGCACTTCACGCCGCGCGATGTGGTGCACCTGATGGTGGACCTGATGCTTGCGGGTGACGAGAAGAGTATCGACGCAGGAAAACCGATTCGCACCGTCTATGACCCCTGCTGCGGTTCCGGCGGCATGCTGATGATCACCAAGGAGCACATCACCGTCGGCTTGCGGAAGAACGGCGATCTCATTCGGCCCGCGATCAACCCGGGCGCCGAGATCCACCTCTTCGGCCAGGAGGTCAACCCGGAGACGTGGGCGGTTTCAAAGTCGGACCTCTTCATGAAGGACCCGACGGGGCGGGACGCGGACAACATCGCCTTCGGGAGCACACTCTCCAACGACCGACATGCGGGCCGGAACTTCGACTACCTGATCGCCAATCCCCCCTACGGCAAGGACTGGAAGCGCGACGAGAACGCCGTGCGGGCCGAGCACGAACGCGGCGCCTCGGGACGCTTCGCCCCGGGCCTGCCGCGGATCAGCGACGGCCAGCTCCTGTTCCTGCTCCACATGCTGGCGCACGCCAAGGACCCCAGCGATGGCGGCTCGCGCATCGCCATCATCATGAACGGCTCGCCGCTCTTCACGGGCGATGCCGGCAGCGGCGAGAGCGAGATCCGCCGCTACATCCTGGAGAACGACCTGCTGGAGGCGCTGATCGCGCTCCCCGAACAGCTCTTCTACAACACGGGCATCGCGACCTATGTATGGGTGGTCACGAACCGCAAGGCGCCGGCCCGCAAGGGCAAGGCGCAGCTCATCGACGCCACCTCGTTCTGGGTGCCGATGCGCAAGAGCCTCGGCGACAAGCGGCGCGAGATCCCGCTCGAGCGATCGCAGGACATCCTGAGGATCCTGTCCGACTTCCAGGACGGCGAGACGCGGAAGATCGCGAAGAACGGCAAAGAAGAAGACGTCGTCGTCAGCCGCATCTTCCCGACCACCCACTTCGGCTTCCGAAAGATCACTGTCGAGCGACCGCTGCGGCTCAACTTCCAGGCGAGCGCTGAGCGCATCGCCCGGCTGGAAGAGGAACGGGGCTTCCAGGCGCTGGCTCAGTCGAAGAAGAGGGGTGATGCGGGAGCGAAGGAACAGGCAGAAGGGCGAGCGCTGCAGGAGGTCATCCGCAAGCTGATACGCGCGCTGCCCGGCACGCTCGTCAAGAACAGCGACGAGTTCGAGCGCGTGCTCGATGCGGCCGCGAAGCAAGCCGGCGTCAAACTCCCGGCTCCCGTCCGCAAGGCGATTCTCTCCGCCCTTTCCGAGCGAGATGAGTCCGCCGCAATCTGCCGCGACCGGGACGGAAACCCCGAGCCTGATCCGGAGCTGCGAGACACCGAGAGCGTGCCGCTCGCCGAGAGTGTTGGAGCGTTCTTCGAGCGCGAGGTCCGGCCCCACGTCCAAGATGCCTGGATCGATGCTTCAAGGCGCGACTCCAAGGACGGTCAGGTCGGCCTTGTGGGCTACGAGATCAACTTCAACCGCTACTTCTACCGCTATACTCCGCCGCGCCCACTGGAGGAGATCGAGGGCGAGATCCGGAAGATCGAGCAGGACATCCTGCGGATGCTGGCCGATGTGACCGGTGGGCCGGCCCGTTGATTGTGCAAAATGTCGGCATTTGCATTTATATGCCGACATCTAGTATCATTCCGATATGGACAAGTCGCACCTGACCAAGGCACGCCTTGACGCCGGAGGCGTCGGAGCCTTTTTCCGGCCGCGCGACGTTCTGCCGCTTGGGGTGTCGTTCCGACAGCTCCAGCGGCTTGTCGCCGAGGGCACGGTCGAAAAACTCGGGGGCGGTGTCTATCGGCTGTCCGAGGTCGAACCGAACGAGTTCGAGACCATCGCCATGGTGGCCTCCGCCGCGCCGCACGCCATCGTCTGCCTGCTCTCCGCCCTGCGCATCCACGAAATCGGCACCCAGTCACCGCACCAGGTGTGGCTGGCGATCGACCGTAAGGCCCGCATCCCGAGGCGTCTCCCGGCCAAGGTCCGCATCGTCCGCTTCTCCGGACGGATGTTGACCTACGGCGTTGTCACGCAGTCCATGCAGGGCGTTGAAGTCCGCCTTACCAATCCTGCCCGCACCGTCGTCGACTGCTTCCGTTACCGGAACAAGATCGGTCTCGACGTCGCCATGGAGGCGATCCGCGATGCTGTGCGCTCGCGAAAGGCCATGATCAGCGAGATCGACCGCGCCGCCGAGGTCTGCCGCATAAGGACGGTCATCGGACCCTACCTGGAGGCGCTGTCGGCATGAGCGGGCGGGAGACCGACGGCCGGGCGGAATCGATTCGGCAACGGCTGCGGAACGAGCTTCGCGCCCGTGGTGAGGACGTGATGTTCGGGCTGCTGCGCTACGCGGTCGAGCGATTCCTCTATCGGCTCGGCCGCTCGAAACACCGTGAGCGTTTCGTGCTGAAGGGCGCAACGCTCTTCGCGATCTGGGGCACGGCCTACCGGCCGACTCGCGATGTCGACTTCACGGGATACGGCAGCTCGGATCCCGAGGATGTGATCGTCGCCTTCCGCGAGATCTGCAACACACCGGACGCCGTTGATCAGCTCGTCTTCGACACGGACACGATCACGGCGGAACCGATCCGCGACGGCTCCGAGTACGACGGCCTTCGCATCCGGATCAAAGCCCGGCTGGGAGAATCCAACATCCCGATGCAAGTGGACGTCGGCTTCGGCAACGCAATCGTCCCCGGCCCGGAAGAAAAGGAGTACCGAACGATCCTGGGGGATCCGCCGCCGCGGATCCTGGCCTACCCGCCCGAGTCCGTCGTGGCCGAGAAGCTGCACGCGATGGTGATGCTGGGTGAGCGGAACAGCCGCTACAAGGACTTCTACGACGTCCACGCGATGGCCGTGGCTTTCCGCTTCGAGCGGACCACGCTCGTTCAGGCGGTGAGGGCGACTTTCGAGCGCAGAAGCACGGCGGTGGAGGCGGCGCTGCCTGGAGCGCTATCGGCTCGCTTCTATGCCGATGAAACTCGCGCTGCACAGTGGCGGGCGTACGTGGACCGCAATCAACTAACCGATGCGCCCGCGGATTTCGACAGGGTTGGCGAGAGGATTACCGCTTTCCTGCAACCGATCTGGGCCGACCTCGGCGCCGGGCGTACGACGCCCGGTGACTGGCAGAATGGAGGGCCGTGGCGATGAAGGCATTCCGGCGGTTCAAGCCGTACCCGGCTTACAAGGACTCCGGCGTCGAGTGGCTGGGCAAGATTCCGGCGCATTGGGAGGTGAAGCGGCTGAAGCGCGTGTTCCGCGTCGTCAATGGTTCGACCCCATCCAGCGCGGCGCCAGCCTGCTGGGATGGCGAAATACCTTGGGTCACGCCGGAAGACCTTGGAGACTTGAAGGGTATGACGATCACATCGACGAGACGAACCATCACGGAATCGGGCTACTGGAGTTGCGGTACTACGCTCGTTCCATCGGGATCGCTAGTGCTTTCCACACGCGCACCTATCGGGCACCTCGCAATGGCGGGGGTTGACCTTTGTACGAATCAAGGTTGCCGTAGCTTGGTTTTCCGCGACGCAGACTCACGCGAGTTCTTCTACTACGAGCTACTCGCCGCGAGGCCTGAACTTGAGTCGTTCGGCCAAGGCAGTACGTTCCGAGAGCTAGCAAAGGGGATGCTTGAGGACCTAGAGATCTCCATCGCTCCAGAACCCGAGCAACGTACCATCGCTGCCTTCCTCGACCGGGAGACGGCGCGGATCGATGCGCTGGTAGCGAAGAAAGAGCGGCTGATCGAGCTGCTCCAGGAGAAGCGTACCGCCCTCATCACCCGCACCGTCACCAAGGGCCTCTACCCGACCGTCCCCATGAAGGATTCCGGCGTTGAGTGGCTGGGGGAGATTCCGGCGCATTGGGAGGTGAAGCGAATTAAGGCTGTCGCCCGGCTTCATACCGGAGGAACACCGGCCGGTGTTCATGACGAGGCGTTCGACCAAGAAGGCGTACCTTGGGTAAAGCCCGATCATCTTAGAGGTGACTGCGGGATATCAATCCCAGATCGTCACCTCTCAACAAAAGCGGCAATGAGTGTAGGACCAGTACGGGCAGGCAGCGTCCTAGTATGTGGAATTGGGACAGTCGGAAAGGTTGGACATGCGCCTGTTGAGGTATGTACGAATCAGCAGATCAATGCGATCTCATTCGACTCTAACGTCATCGATCGTTACGGTCATTTTATTACCTTTTGCCTTCAGCAGGAGTTTTCTCGGCGCGCCAATAAGGTCACCATCCCCATCTGCAACAAGTCCGAAATGGGCGAAGCACTACTTTGCATTCCTCCGTTGGATGAACAACGCACCATCGCTGCCTTTCTCGACCGGGAGACGGCGCGCATCGACGCCCTCGTCGCCAAGGTCCGCGAGGCCGTTGACCGCCTCAAGGAACTCCGTACTGCCGTCATCTCCGCCGCGGTGACGGGCAAAATTGACGTGAGGGAGGAGGTCGCATGAGTCCCGAGATCTCCGAGCGCTCCTTCGAGGAAACGATCGAGTGTGCGCTGCTCCGGTACGGCCCGGACGCCTGTGCAAACGATGCGAGCGCCGTACGCGAGACGTCGCCGCCCTACGGCGACGCGCCGCCCGGCGGCTACCGAAGGCGCACGCCGGAGGACTACGACCGCACGCTCTGCCTCCTTCCTCGCGACGCGGTGGACTTCGTGCTCGCCACGCAGCCGAAGGAATGGAAGAAGCTCGAGCAGCACCACGGCGCGGCGGTCCGCGAGCAGTTCCTGCGGCGCCTCGCCGCCGAGATCGAGCGGCGCGGGGTGCTCGACGTGCTGCGCAACGGCCTCAAGGACTCGGGCTGCAAGTTTCGGCTCGCCTACTTCCGGCCCGCAAGCGGACTCAACGAGGAGACGCGGCGGCTGCACGCGGCGAACCTCTTCGCCGTTGTGCGCCAGCTCCACTACAGCACCAAGAACGAGAAGAGCCTCGACCTGATTCTCTTCCTGAACGGCATCCCCATCTTCACCGCCGAGCTCAAGAACCCGCTCACCGGGCAGGACGTCGAAGATGCAATCCGCCAGTACAAGACCGACCGGGACCCGCGCGAGCCGCTCCTCACCTACGGCCGCTGCCTGGCGCATTTCGCCGTGGATCCGGACCTGGTCTACGTCACCACCCATCTCGCAGGGCCCAGGACGCGTTTCCTCCCGTTCAACCAGGGCAAGTTCGGCGGCGCCGGCAACCCGCCCGTGCCGCCCACGCGGCAGGGCTACGCCACCGGGTACCTGTGGGAGGAGACCTGGGCGCGGGACAGCGTGCTCGACCTGGTGCGGCAGTTCATCCACGAGGTCGAGGAGGAGGACGAGAAGGGGCGCAAGACGGGGCGACGCTTCCTTATCTTTCCGCGCTACCAGCAGCTCGACTGCGTGCGCAAGCTGGTCGCAGACGCGGGCATGAAGGGCGTGGGCCGTCCCTACCTGATCCAGCACTCGGCCGGCAGCGGCAAGAGCTTCACGATCGCCTGGCTCGCCCACCGGCTTTCGACGCTCCACGACGTGGGAGACCGTCGGATCTTCGACTCAATCGTTGTCATCACCGACCGGCGCGTGCTCGACCGCCAACTCCAGACCACGATGCGGCAGTTCGAGCAGACTCTCGGCGTGGTGGAGAACATCGACACCACATCGCGCCAGTTGAAGGAGGCGCTCGAGTCGGGCAAGACGATCATCGTCACGACGCTCCAGAAGTTCCCCGTGATCGCCAAGGAAATCGGCGAGCTGCCCGGCAAGCGTTTCGCCCTGATCGTGGACGAGGCGCATTCCTCGCAGTCGGGCGAGAGCACCAAGAGCCTCAAGGCCGTGCTCAGCGCCGGGTCGCTCGAAGCGGCGGAGGCGGAGGAGGCCGGTGCGGCCACGCCCGAGGAGGAACTCGAGAGCACGATCCTCGCCGAGATGGAGAAACGCGGGCGGTTGCCCAACCTCTCGACCTTCGCCTTCACTGCCACCCCGAAACCGAAGACGTTCGAACTCTTCGGCACGAAGCGCCCCGACGGGAAGTTCGCGTCCTTCCACCTCTACAGCATGCGCCAGGCGATCGAGGAGGGCTTCATCCTCGACGTGCTGGCGAACTACACAACGTACAAGGCCTATTGGCGGCTTTTGAAGAAGGTCGAGGACGACCCGCGATACGACAAGCGCAAGGCCGAGTACCTGCTCAAGTCCTTTGTCGAGCTGCACCCGCACGCCATCGGCGAGAAGGTAAAGATCTGCGTCGAGCACTTCGCGGCGCAGGTGCAGGGCGAGATCGGAGGCAAGGCGAAGGCGATGATCGTCACCCGCTCACGCCTGCACGCGGTTCGCTACAAGCTGGGGGTGGACAAGTACCTGACAGAGTGCGGCTATCCGTTCAAGGCGCTGGTTGCGTTCTCAGGTACCGTCCAGGACGGCGGGCGGTCCTACACCGAGTCCGGGATGAACGGCTTCCCCGAGGCACAGACCGCGAAGACCTTCGAGCGCCCCGATTTTCGCTTCCTGATCGTCGCCAACAAGTTCCAGACCGGCTTCGACCAGCCGCTGCTCCACACGATGTACGTGGACAAGAAGCTCGGCGGCGTGAACGCCGTGCAGACGCTCTCGCGGCTCAACCGCACGCATCCGGAGAAGAAGGGCACGATGGTGATCGACTTCGCCAACGAGTCGGATGAGATCAAGGCGGCCTTTGAGCCCTACTACGAAACGACTCTGCTTTCCGAAGCGACCGACCCTAACCTGCTTTACGAGATCCAGACCCGCCTCGCCGCATTCCCGGTCTATGCCGACGCCGACGTTGAGGCCTTCGCCAGGGTCTACTTCGACCCCAAGGCGACGCAGGACCGGCTCTACGCCGTGCTCGCGCCGGTGGTCGAGCGCTTCGCGGCTCTCTCCGAGCAGGAGCAGCAGGACTTCCGAGGCCAGCTCACCGACTACGTGCGGCTCTACGCC is a genomic window containing:
- a CDS encoding DUF2254 domain-containing protein, whose protein sequence is DTFPDITDAAFNQIRQYGRSSAAVTIRLLETIAVVAGFTHRPEDRAALLRHAEMIARGAREGLPEAEDRRAVEECCQKVSHLCSESAGSGR
- a CDS encoding class I SAM-dependent DNA methyltransferase, encoding MNHSEIGSFLWGVADLIRDTFKRGKYQDVILPLTVLRRLDCVLADTKETVLQRQAQLRGRGLGDLNAQLRQVSGFAFYNTSRYDFKKLLADAPHLAANLRNYIAGFSPNMREVLEKFDFDNTISKLDEAGLLFQVLERFKNVDLHPDKIDNPTMGTIFEELIRKFNEALNENPGEHFTPRDVVHLMVDLMLAGDEKSIDAGKPIRTVYDPCCGSGGMLMITKEHITVGLRKNGDLIRPAINPGAEIHLFGQEVNPETWAVSKSDLFMKDPTGRDADNIAFGSTLSNDRHAGRNFDYLIANPPYGKDWKRDENAVRAEHERGASGRFAPGLPRISDGQLLFLLHMLAHAKDPSDGGSRIAIIMNGSPLFTGDAGSGESEIRRYILENDLLEALIALPEQLFYNTGIATYVWVVTNRKAPARKGKAQLIDATSFWVPMRKSLGDKRREIPLERSQDILRILSDFQDGETRKIAKNGKEEDVVVSRIFPTTHFGFRKITVERPLRLNFQASAERIARLEEERGFQALAQSKKRGDAGAKEQAEGRALQEVIRKLIRALPGTLVKNSDEFERVLDAAAKQAGVKLPAPVRKAILSALSERDESAAICRDRDGNPEPDPELRDTESVPLAESVGAFFEREVRPHVQDAWIDASRRDSKDGQVGLVGYEINFNRYFYRYTPPRPLEEIEGEIRKIEQDILRMLADVTGGPAR
- a CDS encoding transcriptional regulator — protein: MDKSHLTKARLDAGGVGAFFRPRDVLPLGVSFRQLQRLVAEGTVEKLGGGVYRLSEVEPNEFETIAMVASAAPHAIVCLLSALRIHEIGTQSPHQVWLAIDRKARIPRRLPAKVRIVRFSGRMLTYGVVTQSMQGVEVRLTNPARTVVDCFRYRNKIGLDVAMEAIRDAVRSRKAMISEIDRAAEVCRIRTVIGPYLEALSA
- a CDS encoding nucleotidyl transferase AbiEii/AbiGii toxin family protein is translated as MSGRETDGRAESIRQRLRNELRARGEDVMFGLLRYAVERFLYRLGRSKHRERFVLKGATLFAIWGTAYRPTRDVDFTGYGSSDPEDVIVAFREICNTPDAVDQLVFDTDTITAEPIRDGSEYDGLRIRIKARLGESNIPMQVDVGFGNAIVPGPEEKEYRTILGDPPPRILAYPPESVVAEKLHAMVMLGERNSRYKDFYDVHAMAVAFRFERTTLVQAVRATFERRSTAVEAALPGALSARFYADETRAAQWRAYVDRNQLTDAPADFDRVGERITAFLQPIWADLGAGRTTPGDWQNGGPWR
- a CDS encoding restriction endonuclease subunit S, translated to MKAFRRFKPYPAYKDSGVEWLGKIPAHWEVKRLKRVFRVVNGSTPSSAAPACWDGEIPWVTPEDLGDLKGMTITSTRRTITESGYWSCGTTLVPSGSLVLSTRAPIGHLAMAGVDLCTNQGCRSLVFRDADSREFFYYELLAARPELESFGQGSTFRELAKGMLEDLEISIAPEPEQRTIAAFLDRETARIDALVAKKERLIELLQEKRTALITRTVTKGLYPTVPMKDSGVEWLGEIPAHWEVKRIKAVARLHTGGTPAGVHDEAFDQEGVPWVKPDHLRGDCGISIPDRHLSTKAAMSVGPVRAGSVLVCGIGTVGKVGHAPVEVCTNQQINAISFDSNVIDRYGHFITFCLQQEFSRRANKVTIPICNKSEMGEALLCIPPLDEQRTIAAFLDRETARIDALVAKVREAVDRLKELRTAVISAAVTGKIDVREEVA
- a CDS encoding putative DNA binding domain-containing protein translates to MSPEISERSFEETIECALLRYGPDACANDASAVRETSPPYGDAPPGGYRRRTPEDYDRTLCLLPRDAVDFVLATQPKEWKKLEQHHGAAVREQFLRRLAAEIERRGVLDVLRNGLKDSGCKFRLAYFRPASGLNEETRRLHAANLFAVVRQLHYSTKNEKSLDLILFLNGIPIFTAELKNPLTGQDVEDAIRQYKTDRDPREPLLTYGRCLAHFAVDPDLVYVTTHLAGPRTRFLPFNQGKFGGAGNPPVPPTRQGYATGYLWEETWARDSVLDLVRQFIHEVEEEDEKGRKTGRRFLIFPRYQQLDCVRKLVADAGMKGVGRPYLIQHSAGSGKSFTIAWLAHRLSTLHDVGDRRIFDSIVVITDRRVLDRQLQTTMRQFEQTLGVVENIDTTSRQLKEALESGKTIIVTTLQKFPVIAKEIGELPGKRFALIVDEAHSSQSGESTKSLKAVLSAGSLEAAEAEEAGAATPEEELESTILAEMEKRGRLPNLSTFAFTATPKPKTFELFGTKRPDGKFASFHLYSMRQAIEEGFILDVLANYTTYKAYWRLLKKVEDDPRYDKRKAEYLLKSFVELHPHAIGEKVKICVEHFAAQVQGEIGGKAKAMIVTRSRLHAVRYKLGVDKYLTECGYPFKALVAFSGTVQDGGRSYTESGMNGFPEAQTAKTFERPDFRFLIVANKFQTGFDQPLLHTMYVDKKLGGVNAVQTLSRLNRTHPEKKGTMVIDFANESDEIKAAFEPYYETTLLSEATDPNLLYEIQTRLAAFPVYADADVEAFARVYFDPKATQDRLYAVLAPVVERFAALSEQEQQDFRGQLTDYVRLYAFLAQVLTFADADLEKLYVFARHLRRLLPADREELPREVQQNIDMESYRIQQTGSGRIALERRPGVLEPVSTKLGHGVTPEELEELSRIIADLNERFGLNLGPEHRVTLGQMMEKLDDDAALDAAARANTRENVRLTFDRKVEHVIQEIVDSNFELYKRITDDRAFGEVIKNFLFDQYLRAHRNAEELIKAGESKTLEFKSTLRWSLKENRQDDKGVTHAVLKTIAAFLNTEGGDLLVGVADDGSIVGIETDQLESDDKFMRHLAQVVRNGLGDRAGICIDPKTQIVQGKTVCVVSCRRSPEPVFLKWKGMEAVPEGDFFVRSGPGTVKLPPDSARKYIRTRFPGFSREGKPDVPSKGTV